The following are encoded in a window of Pseudomonas sp. St316 genomic DNA:
- the mprF gene encoding bifunctional lysylphosphatidylglycerol flippase/synthetase MprF: MRAHSSDPQDPVTATQPIKAERLRWLDRISQYRQPIGLAVTLLLFAIALIACRHLLSELDLYALHDSILEVPRPALLGAIAATVAGFIILLGYEWSASRYAGVTLPPQTMILGGFTAFAIGNAIGLSLLSGGSVRYRLYARHGLGASDVAHMTLFASLSLGCALPPLAALATLSNLPAASAALHLPATLLGAISVAVLLLTSVLAIGIYRRRLPEQPHRDSLLVKAGRRTLRLPGRRLTFLQLVITALDVAAAATVLYLLLPEAPPFGAFLLVYLLALAAGVLSHVPGGVGVFEAILLAAFADKLGAAPLAAALLLYRLIYVLLPMLVACVLLLINEAQRLFQTRQSLRAASGFAAPILAVLVFLSGVVLLFSGVTPEIDTRLEHIGFLIPHRLVDASHFGASLVGVLCLLLAQGLRRRLSAAWMLTTILLLVGALLSLLKGFDWEEATLLTLTAALLAIFRRSFYRPSRLTELPFSPLFLIASICVLGASIWLLLFAYQDVPYSHQLWWQFTLDADAPRGLRSLLGAAVLLVVVSLTWLLRTARPVIHLPTAEELERAKTILMTSSQPDGGLSLTGDKALLFHPNDEAFLMYARRGRSLVALYDPIGPTQQRAEMIWQFRDLCDIHHARPVFYQVRAENLPYYMDIGLTAIKLGEEARVDLKRFDLEAKGKEMKDLRYTWNRGTRDGLSLEIHEPAQAPMDELKVISDAWLTGKNVREKGFSLGRFSNDYLKHFRIAVIRFEGRPVAFANLLETHNPELASLDLMRAHPEAPKLTMEFMMVGLIQHYKNHGYARFSLGMVPLSGLQPRRGAPLTQRLGSMVFRRGEQLYNFQGLRRFKDKFQPDWEPRYMAVPAGLDPLVALADTAALIAGGLTGLVKR; encoded by the coding sequence ATGCGCGCCCACTCGTCTGACCCGCAAGACCCTGTTACTGCGACACAACCGATCAAGGCCGAACGATTGCGCTGGCTGGACCGGATCAGTCAGTACCGCCAGCCTATTGGTCTGGCGGTCACGTTGCTGCTGTTTGCAATTGCCTTGATTGCCTGTCGCCACTTGCTGAGCGAGCTCGATCTTTACGCTCTGCACGATTCAATTCTGGAAGTGCCACGGCCGGCCCTGCTGGGCGCGATCGCAGCCACGGTAGCCGGTTTCATCATTCTCCTGGGCTACGAATGGTCCGCCAGCCGTTATGCCGGGGTGACGCTGCCGCCACAAACCATGATCCTGGGTGGGTTCACCGCGTTCGCCATCGGCAATGCCATTGGCCTGTCACTGCTGTCGGGCGGCTCGGTTCGCTACCGTCTGTATGCGCGTCATGGCCTGGGGGCCTCGGATGTCGCCCACATGACGCTGTTCGCCAGCCTGTCCCTGGGCTGCGCGTTGCCGCCGCTGGCGGCCCTGGCGACACTCAGCAACCTGCCCGCCGCGTCCGCCGCGCTGCACCTGCCTGCGACTTTGCTGGGGGCCATTTCCGTGGCGGTGCTGCTGCTCACCAGCGTCTTGGCCATCGGCATTTACCGCCGACGCCTGCCGGAACAGCCTCATCGTGACAGCCTGCTGGTAAAAGCCGGTCGCCGCACACTGCGCCTGCCGGGCCGACGCCTGACCTTCCTGCAGCTGGTAATCACCGCGCTGGATGTCGCCGCCGCCGCCACCGTGTTGTATCTGTTGCTGCCCGAGGCGCCGCCGTTCGGCGCTTTCCTGCTGGTGTACCTGCTGGCGCTGGCCGCCGGGGTGCTCAGCCATGTACCGGGCGGCGTCGGCGTGTTCGAAGCAATCCTGCTGGCCGCGTTTGCCGACAAACTCGGGGCCGCGCCGCTGGCCGCCGCGCTGTTGCTGTATCGCTTGATCTACGTGCTGCTGCCGATGCTGGTGGCCTGTGTGCTACTGCTGATTAATGAAGCGCAACGGCTGTTCCAGACGCGCCAGAGCCTGCGGGCAGCGTCGGGTTTCGCTGCGCCGATCCTGGCGGTGCTGGTATTCCTTTCAGGTGTGGTGCTGCTGTTTTCCGGGGTGACACCGGAAATCGATACCCGCCTGGAGCACATCGGCTTCCTGATCCCTCATCGGCTGGTGGACGCTTCGCACTTCGGCGCCAGCCTGGTGGGCGTGTTGTGCCTGTTGCTCGCCCAGGGCCTGCGCCGTCGCCTCTCGGCCGCCTGGATGCTGACCACCATTTTGCTGCTGGTGGGCGCCCTGCTCTCGCTGCTCAAGGGTTTTGACTGGGAAGAAGCCACGCTGCTGACGCTGACGGCCGCCCTGCTGGCGATATTCCGACGGTCCTTTTATCGTCCGAGTCGCCTGACCGAGCTACCGTTTTCCCCGCTGTTCCTGATCGCCAGTATCTGCGTGCTGGGCGCGTCGATCTGGCTGCTGCTGTTTGCCTACCAGGACGTGCCCTACAGCCATCAGTTGTGGTGGCAGTTCACCCTCGATGCCGACGCCCCTCGTGGCCTGCGCTCCCTGCTGGGTGCCGCCGTACTGCTGGTGGTGGTGTCCCTGACCTGGTTGCTGCGCACCGCGCGGCCGGTGATCCATTTGCCGACGGCAGAAGAACTGGAGCGGGCCAAGACGATTCTCATGACGTCTTCGCAACCCGACGGCGGCCTGTCCCTGACCGGCGACAAGGCACTGCTGTTTCACCCCAACGACGAAGCCTTCCTGATGTACGCCCGCCGTGGTCGCAGCCTGGTAGCGCTGTATGACCCGATCGGTCCTACCCAGCAACGGGCTGAAATGATCTGGCAGTTCCGCGACCTGTGTGACATCCACCATGCCCGCCCCGTGTTCTATCAGGTACGTGCCGAGAACCTGCCGTACTACATGGACATCGGCCTGACAGCCATCAAGCTGGGCGAGGAAGCACGGGTAGACCTCAAGCGTTTCGATCTCGAAGCCAAGGGCAAAGAGATGAAGGACTTGCGCTACACCTGGAACCGCGGCACCCGTGACGGCCTGTCGCTGGAGATCCATGAACCGGCCCAGGCGCCGATGGATGAGCTCAAGGTCATTTCCGATGCCTGGCTGACCGGCAAGAACGTGCGCGAGAAAGGTTTCTCCCTGGGCCGTTTCAGTAATGACTACCTCAAGCATTTCCGCATCGCGGTGATTCGTTTCGAAGGCCGCCCTGTCGCATTCGCCAACCTGCTGGAAACCCACAACCCGGAGCTCGCCAGCCTCGACCTGATGCGCGCCCACCCCGAGGCGCCTAAGCTGACCATGGAATTCATGATGGTCGGCCTCATCCAACATTACAAAAACCATGGCTACGCCCGCTTCAGCCTTGGCATGGTCCCGCTGTCGGGCCTGCAACCGCGGCGCGGCGCGCCGTTGACCCAGCGCCTGGGTTCGATGGTGTTCCGTCGTGGCGAGCAGCTCTATAACTTCCAGGGGCTGCGCCGCTTCAAAGACAAATTCCAGCCTGACTGGGAACCTCGTTACATGGCCGTGCCCGCCGGACTCGATCCGCTGGTGGCGCTGGCCGATACTGCCGCCTTGATTGCAGGCGGCCTGACTGGACTGGTGAAACGCTGA
- a CDS encoding DUF481 domain-containing protein codes for MLSRTLLCLAVASASMPLLADTVWLKNGDKLSGKITVFDGGKLLIQTDYAGAIPIDWKQVKTLESDQQLLVKQDAYTGEKAKALHAAEDGKVTLANGDAPKTVDLASIQQILKPKPVVEDLVWKGNIDAALDYQRAENDTDDYDIDFKTSARHGRWRHTAEGEYNREFQDDVVSADNWRLEYSLDRFLTDKWFWQGRLNYKRDKVEDLARQRVVGTGPGYQFWDDELGAFSLGSLLNRTDYEYRDGGKDNFYSVAMKWDYNRYLIGKRVEFFTNGEVGKPLSDVADYAYDAEVGLRYKVTDWASLNLKAEKDVIEGTEDSDLSKTRYTAGFGVTW; via the coding sequence ATGTTGTCTAGAACCCTGCTATGCCTGGCTGTTGCCAGTGCCTCCATGCCCTTGCTTGCCGATACCGTCTGGTTGAAGAATGGCGACAAGCTCAGTGGCAAGATTACCGTTTTTGATGGCGGCAAGTTGCTGATCCAGACCGATTACGCCGGTGCGATTCCTATCGACTGGAAACAGGTCAAGACTCTGGAGAGCGATCAGCAACTCTTGGTCAAGCAGGATGCTTATACCGGCGAGAAAGCCAAGGCGCTGCATGCGGCCGAGGATGGCAAGGTCACCTTGGCCAACGGTGATGCACCCAAGACCGTCGATCTGGCCAGTATCCAGCAGATCCTCAAGCCCAAGCCGGTGGTCGAGGACTTGGTGTGGAAGGGTAATATCGATGCCGCGCTGGATTACCAGCGTGCGGAAAACGATACCGACGATTACGACATCGACTTCAAGACCTCGGCTCGCCACGGCAGATGGCGGCACACCGCCGAAGGTGAATACAACCGCGAGTTCCAGGACGATGTGGTTTCCGCCGATAACTGGCGCCTGGAATATTCCCTCGACCGGTTCCTGACCGACAAATGGTTCTGGCAAGGCCGTCTGAACTACAAGCGTGACAAAGTCGAAGACCTGGCGCGCCAGCGCGTGGTGGGTACCGGTCCGGGCTATCAGTTCTGGGATGACGAGCTAGGGGCGTTCTCCCTGGGTTCGCTGTTGAACCGCACCGACTATGAATACCGCGATGGTGGCAAGGACAACTTCTACTCCGTGGCCATGAAGTGGGACTACAACCGCTACTTGATTGGCAAGCGCGTCGAGTTCTTCACCAACGGTGAGGTGGGTAAACCGCTGTCCGATGTGGCGGATTATGCCTATGACGCTGAAGTGGGGCTGCGCTACAAGGTCACCGACTGGGCGTCGCTCAACCTCAAGGCCGAGAAGGATGTCATCGAGGGGACCGAAGACAGCGACTTGAGCAAGACACGCTACACGGCCGGGTTTGGCGTGACCTGGTAA
- the dinB gene encoding DNA polymerase IV produces MTQRKIIHVDCDCFYAAIEMRDDPRLAGKPLAVGGSADRRGVIATCNYEARAYGVRSAMSSGHALKLCPDLTIVKPRMDAYREASKEIHTIFSDYTDLIEPLSLDEAYLDVSASAHFGGSATRIAQDIRRRVSNQLHITVSAGVAPNKFLAKIASDWKKPNGLFVITPDQVDDFVSALPVSKLHGVGKVTADKLNRLGIVDCLQLRQWDKLALVREFGSFGERLWSLARGVDERLVHNDSRRQSISVENTYDVDLPDLVSCLDKLPELMETLSGRMARIDSSYRPGKPFVKVKFHDFTQTTLEQAGAGRDLGSYQLLLTQAFNRGGKPVRLLGIGVRLEDLRGGFEQLELFER; encoded by the coding sequence ATGACGCAACGTAAGATCATCCATGTCGACTGTGACTGTTTCTATGCCGCTATCGAAATGCGCGATGACCCGCGGCTGGCCGGCAAGCCTTTGGCGGTGGGAGGTTCGGCGGATCGGCGGGGCGTGATTGCCACCTGTAACTACGAAGCGCGGGCCTACGGGGTGCGCTCGGCCATGTCCTCCGGTCACGCCTTGAAGCTTTGCCCGGACCTTACGATCGTCAAGCCACGAATGGATGCTTATCGGGAAGCGTCGAAGGAAATTCATACGATTTTCAGCGATTACACTGACCTGATCGAGCCGCTATCGCTGGACGAGGCCTACCTGGACGTCTCCGCCAGCGCCCATTTCGGTGGCAGCGCCACGCGCATCGCCCAGGACATTCGCCGACGTGTTTCCAACCAATTGCACATCACTGTGTCTGCAGGCGTCGCGCCGAACAAGTTCCTGGCCAAGATTGCCAGCGACTGGAAAAAGCCCAACGGGTTGTTCGTCATTACCCCCGATCAGGTCGATGACTTTGTTTCGGCCCTGCCGGTCAGCAAGCTTCACGGTGTTGGAAAGGTCACCGCCGATAAGCTGAACCGGCTCGGCATCGTCGATTGCTTGCAGTTGCGCCAATGGGACAAGTTGGCGCTGGTGCGCGAATTTGGCAGTTTCGGTGAGCGCCTCTGGAGCCTGGCCCGTGGGGTCGATGAGCGGCTGGTGCATAACGACAGCCGACGGCAGTCCATCAGTGTGGAAAATACCTACGATGTCGACCTGCCCGACCTGGTGAGTTGCCTCGACAAACTGCCGGAACTGATGGAAACCCTCAGCGGACGCATGGCACGGATCGACAGCAGTTATCGACCGGGCAAGCCGTTCGTCAAAGTGAAGTTCCATGACTTCACCCAAACCACCTTGGAACAGGCCGGGGCAGGGCGGGACCTGGGCAGCTACCAGTTGCTGTTGACCCAGGCGTTCAACCGGGGCGGCAAACCAGTGCGATTATTGGGGATAGGGGTGCGGCTGGAGGATTTGCGCGGTGGGTTTGAGCAGTTGGAGTTGTTCGAGCGGTGA
- a CDS encoding proline--tRNA ligase: MRTSQYLLATQKETPSDAVVISHQLMLRAGMIRKLASGLYTWLPMGLRVMRKVEAIVREEMDAAGCLEVLMPGTQPAELWQESGRWEEYGPELLRIKDRHGRDFCAGPTHEEVITDLMRNELSSYKQLPINLYQIQTKFRDEIRPRFGLMRGREFIMKDAYSFHTDLASLQVTYDRMHQAYCNVFTRLGLKFRPVEADNGSIGGAGSHEFHVLAESGEDDIVFSNGSDYAANIEKAEAVPRETSRAAPSEELRLVDTPNAKTIAQLVEGYNLPIERTIKTLIVRAEEEGKLIALIVRGDHELNEIKAANQPGVASPLVMATEADLRDAIGAGAGSLGPLNLPLPIIIDRSVELMSDFAIGANVDDKHYFGVNWERDLPVPTVADLRNVVAGDPSPDGKGTLEIKRGIEVGHIFQLGNKYSKAMKCEVLGENGKPVTLEMGCYGIGVSRVVAAAIEQNNDEKGIIWSDTLAPFQIALVPLRYETDLVREATDKLYAELTAAGFEVLLDDRDKKTSPGIKFADMELIGIPHRIVVSDRGLAEGNLEYKSRTEAEPQALPVADVLSFLQARIRR; encoded by the coding sequence ATGCGCACCAGTCAATATTTGCTCGCCACACAGAAAGAAACGCCTTCCGACGCCGTCGTGATCAGCCATCAGTTGATGCTGCGTGCCGGCATGATCCGCAAACTTGCCTCGGGCCTGTACACCTGGCTGCCGATGGGCCTGCGGGTCATGCGCAAGGTGGAAGCCATCGTTCGTGAAGAGATGGACGCTGCCGGCTGCCTGGAAGTGTTGATGCCGGGCACCCAACCGGCCGAGCTGTGGCAGGAATCGGGGCGCTGGGAAGAATACGGCCCTGAGCTGCTGCGCATCAAAGACCGTCACGGTCGGGACTTCTGTGCGGGTCCGACTCACGAAGAAGTGATCACCGACCTGATGCGCAACGAGTTGAGCAGCTACAAGCAGCTGCCGATCAACCTGTATCAGATCCAGACCAAATTCCGTGACGAAATCCGTCCACGCTTCGGCTTGATGCGTGGTCGCGAATTCATCATGAAGGACGCCTACTCGTTCCACACCGACCTGGCCTCGCTGCAAGTCACCTACGACCGCATGCACCAGGCGTATTGCAACGTCTTCACCCGCCTGGGCCTGAAATTCCGTCCGGTTGAAGCCGACAACGGCTCCATCGGCGGCGCTGGCTCCCACGAGTTCCATGTACTGGCCGAATCTGGCGAAGACGACATCGTCTTCAGCAATGGCTCCGACTACGCCGCCAACATTGAGAAAGCCGAAGCCGTGCCACGGGAAACTTCCCGCGCCGCGCCGAGCGAAGAACTGCGCCTGGTGGATACGCCGAACGCCAAGACCATTGCCCAACTGGTGGAAGGCTACAACCTGCCAATCGAGCGCACCATCAAGACCCTGATCGTGCGGGCCGAAGAGGAAGGCAAGCTGATCGCCCTGATCGTCCGTGGCGACCACGAACTCAATGAAATCAAGGCCGCCAACCAGCCAGGCGTCGCCAGCCCGCTGGTCATGGCCACCGAAGCCGACCTGCGCGACGCCATCGGTGCCGGTGCCGGCTCCCTCGGCCCATTGAACCTGCCGCTGCCGATCATCATCGATCGCTCGGTGGAATTGATGAGCGACTTCGCCATCGGCGCCAACGTCGACGACAAGCACTATTTCGGCGTGAACTGGGAACGCGACCTGCCGGTTCCAACTGTCGCGGACCTGCGCAACGTCGTGGCCGGCGACCCGAGCCCGGACGGCAAGGGCACCCTGGAAATCAAGCGGGGCATCGAAGTCGGGCACATCTTCCAGCTGGGCAACAAGTACAGCAAGGCGATGAAGTGCGAAGTGCTGGGCGAGAACGGCAAGCCGGTCACCCTGGAAATGGGTTGCTACGGCATCGGTGTATCCCGCGTGGTAGCTGCCGCCATCGAGCAGAACAACGACGAGAAAGGCATCATCTGGAGCGACACGCTGGCACCTTTCCAGATTGCCCTGGTGCCGCTGCGCTATGAAACCGACCTGGTGCGCGAAGCCACCGACAAGCTCTACGCCGAACTGACGGCCGCCGGCTTTGAAGTGCTGCTGGACGACCGCGACAAGAAAACCAGCCCCGGCATCAAGTTCGCGGACATGGAACTGATCGGCATCCCGCATCGGATCGTCGTCAGTGACCGTGGCCTGGCCGAAGGCAACCTGGAATACAAGAGCCGCACCGAGGCCGAGCCGCAAGCGCTGCCGGTCGCCGACGTGCTGTCGTTCCTCCAGGCCCGTATCCGCCGCTGA
- the pdeM gene encoding ligase-associated DNA damage response endonuclease PdeM, with the protein MPAPYPVSLAGEELWLLPEKAVYWPAQETLMVADVHFGKAAAYRRLGQPVPHGTTASNIAVLDQLLASLSCRQLIFLGDFLHGPGSHAPGTLKALSDWRERHPHLAMTLIRGNHDKRAGDPPPALNIRVVPQPLLLGPFAVQHEPTPHPSRHVLAGHVHPVYHLSGKGRQRLRLACFRLGSEISLLPAFGAFTGGYQVGQDSACRIFVIGDNEIWPVS; encoded by the coding sequence ATGCCAGCGCCGTATCCCGTCAGCCTGGCCGGCGAAGAACTCTGGTTGCTCCCGGAAAAAGCCGTGTACTGGCCCGCCCAGGAAACCCTGATGGTGGCCGATGTTCATTTCGGCAAGGCCGCCGCTTATCGCCGCCTGGGTCAACCGGTCCCCCATGGCACTACCGCCAGCAACATCGCCGTGCTGGATCAACTGCTGGCAAGCCTGTCATGCCGGCAGTTGATCTTTCTTGGGGATTTTCTCCACGGCCCCGGCTCTCATGCGCCCGGCACCTTGAAGGCACTTTCCGACTGGCGTGAGCGACATCCGCACCTGGCCATGACGCTGATTCGAGGCAACCACGACAAACGTGCCGGTGACCCACCGCCAGCGCTGAACATTCGTGTCGTACCGCAACCGTTGCTTCTGGGCCCCTTTGCCGTGCAACACGAGCCTACCCCCCACCCCAGCCGCCATGTCCTGGCCGGTCACGTGCATCCGGTCTATCACCTGAGCGGCAAGGGCCGGCAACGCCTGCGCCTGGCCTGCTTCCGACTGGGCAGTGAAATCAGCCTGCTGCCGGCCTTCGGTGCGTTCACGGGCGGCTATCAGGTCGGGCAGGACAGCGCTTGCAGGATTTTTGTCATCGGCGATAACGAAATATGGCCCGTCAGCTAA
- a CDS encoding cold-shock protein, translating into MSNRQTGTVKWFNDEKGFGFITPQSGDDLFVHFKAIQSDGFKSLKEGQQVSFIATRGQKGMQAEEVQVI; encoded by the coding sequence ATGTCTAATCGCCAAACCGGTACCGTTAAGTGGTTCAACGATGAAAAAGGCTTCGGCTTCATCACCCCACAATCCGGTGACGACCTGTTCGTTCACTTCAAAGCTATCCAATCCGACGGCTTCAAAAGCCTGAAAGAAGGCCAACAGGTTTCTTTCATCGCTACCCGCGGTCAGAAAGGCATGCAAGCTGAAGAAGTTCAAGTTATCTAA
- a CDS encoding MGMT family protein — MTDASLDTENAAQIRRTTLYLTLAQVPTGKVVTYGQLAEMAGLGRAARWVGRTLSQLPNDTKLPWHRVLAAGGRISLPEGSASGDEQRARLRMEGISVLNNRVDIQRHGWRPVEHSG; from the coding sequence GTGACTGATGCATCCCTGGATACCGAGAACGCCGCCCAAATCCGCCGCACCACCCTTTACCTGACCCTGGCACAGGTGCCAACGGGCAAGGTGGTCACCTATGGCCAACTGGCTGAAATGGCCGGCCTGGGCCGTGCGGCGCGCTGGGTCGGACGCACTCTCAGCCAGTTGCCGAACGACACGAAACTTCCCTGGCATCGGGTATTGGCCGCCGGCGGTCGGATCAGCCTGCCCGAGGGCAGCGCCTCAGGGGATGAACAGCGCGCACGCCTGCGCATGGAAGGGATCAGTGTCCTGAACAATCGTGTTGATATTCAGCGCCATGGCTGGCGCCCGGTAGAGCACAGCGGTTAG
- a CDS encoding AmpG family muropeptide MFS transporter — protein sequence MPRKTWRAALAAYASPSTLVLLLLGFAAGLPYMLVFSTLSVWLREAGVARETIGYASLIGLAYAFKWVWSPLLDQWRLPLLGKLGRRRSWLVLSQGLVILGLIGMGFCDPQKHLSWLIAIAVIVAFASATQDIAVDAYRLEIADDTRQAALAASYMSGYRIAALLATAGALFFAEGFGSTGFSYKHSAWAGTYLLFGVLMVPALLTSLFMREPPVPLRTQLQAGRYSFAHQLASVFVLIVLLVSVPAMFTQLYNTDFASVLFEGVSLLDLLLEDRAFLRAILYIILTALCLSAVGRRGLAPVLTPVNDFILRYRWQALLLLGLIATYRMSDTVMGVMANVFYIDQGFTKDQIASVSKIFGLIMTLVGAGMGGLLIVRFGILPILFIGGVASAATNILFLMLTDMGADLKMLIVTISLDNFSSGLATSAFVAYLSSLTNLKFSATQYALLSSIMLLLPRLIGGYSGVMVEKFGYHNFFLITALLGVPTLLLIALHWFQENRRKNSTPIAEPTPTRPAEES from the coding sequence ATGCCCCGTAAAACCTGGCGCGCCGCCCTCGCCGCCTATGCCAGTCCCTCGACGCTCGTGCTGTTGCTGCTTGGCTTCGCCGCCGGCTTGCCGTACATGCTGGTGTTTTCCACGCTCTCGGTCTGGTTGCGCGAAGCCGGTGTGGCCCGCGAAACCATTGGCTACGCGAGCCTGATCGGCCTGGCGTACGCCTTTAAATGGGTCTGGTCGCCGCTGCTCGACCAATGGCGCCTGCCGTTGCTCGGTAAACTCGGGCGTCGGCGTTCATGGCTGGTGCTCTCCCAGGGCCTGGTGATCCTCGGCCTGATCGGCATGGGTTTCTGCGACCCGCAAAAACACCTGTCTTGGTTGATCGCCATCGCCGTCATCGTGGCCTTCGCCTCTGCGACCCAGGACATCGCCGTCGACGCCTATCGCCTGGAGATCGCCGACGACACCCGCCAGGCCGCCCTCGCCGCCAGCTATATGTCCGGCTACCGCATCGCGGCACTGCTGGCCACCGCTGGCGCCCTGTTCTTCGCCGAAGGGTTTGGCTCCACCGGCTTCAGCTACAAACACTCGGCCTGGGCCGGCACCTACCTGCTGTTCGGTGTATTGATGGTCCCGGCGTTGCTCACCTCGCTGTTCATGCGCGAACCGCCGGTGCCACTGCGCACCCAACTGCAGGCCGGACGCTACTCGTTCGCCCATCAACTGGCGTCGGTGTTCGTGCTGATCGTGCTGCTGGTGTCGGTTCCGGCGATGTTCACCCAGCTCTACAACACCGACTTCGCCAGCGTGCTGTTCGAAGGCGTCAGCCTGCTCGACCTGCTGCTCGAAGACCGCGCATTCCTGCGGGCCATCCTCTATATCATCCTGACCGCCCTGTGCCTGTCGGCCGTGGGCCGCCGCGGATTGGCGCCGGTGCTGACGCCGGTCAACGACTTCATCCTGCGCTATCGCTGGCAGGCCCTGCTGTTGCTCGGGCTGATCGCGACCTATCGGATGTCTGACACGGTCATGGGGGTCATGGCCAACGTGTTCTACATCGACCAGGGGTTCACCAAGGACCAGATCGCCAGCGTCAGCAAGATTTTCGGCCTGATCATGACCCTGGTCGGCGCCGGCATGGGCGGCCTGCTGATCGTGCGCTTCGGTATCCTGCCGATCCTGTTCATCGGCGGCGTGGCCTCGGCCGCCACCAACATCCTGTTCCTGATGCTCACCGATATGGGCGCCGACCTAAAGATGCTGATTGTCACCATCTCCCTGGACAACTTCAGCTCCGGCCTGGCCACTTCGGCGTTCGTCGCCTACCTGTCGAGCCTGACCAACCTGAAATTCTCCGCCACCCAATACGCCCTGCTCAGCTCGATCATGCTGTTGCTGCCGCGCCTGATCGGCGGTTATTCAGGGGTGATGGTGGAGAAGTTCGGCTATCACAACTTCTTCCTGATCACCGCGTTGCTGGGCGTTCCGACCCTTCTGCTGATCGCCTTGCACTGGTTCCAGGAGAACCGCCGCAAGAACTCGACACCCATTGCAGAACCAACGCCCACCCGGCCTGCGGAAGAGTCGTAG
- the dcd gene encoding dCTP deaminase: MSIKSDKWIRRMAQEHGMIEPFVERQMRGEGADRLISFGVSSYGYDVRCADEFKVFTNINSATVDPKNFDEKSFVDVKSDVCIIPPNSFALARTVEYFRIPRNVLTICLGKSTYARCGIIVNVTPLEPEWEGHVTLEFSNTTTLPAKIYANEGVAQMLFLESDEECEVSYKDRGGKYQGQRGVTLPRT; this comes from the coding sequence ATGAGCATCAAATCGGACAAGTGGATTCGCCGCATGGCGCAAGAGCACGGCATGATCGAGCCCTTCGTCGAGCGCCAGATGCGTGGCGAAGGCGCCGACCGGCTGATCTCCTTCGGTGTCTCCAGCTACGGCTACGACGTGCGCTGCGCCGACGAATTCAAGGTGTTCACCAACATCAACTCGGCCACCGTCGACCCGAAGAACTTCGACGAGAAGAGCTTCGTCGACGTCAAGAGCGACGTTTGCATCATCCCGCCGAACTCCTTCGCCCTGGCCCGTACCGTCGAGTACTTCCGCATTCCGCGCAACGTACTGACCATCTGCCTGGGCAAGAGCACCTATGCCCGTTGCGGCATCATCGTCAACGTCACGCCGCTGGAGCCCGAGTGGGAAGGTCACGTGACCCTGGAATTCTCCAACACCACGACCCTGCCGGCGAAAATCTACGCCAACGAGGGTGTGGCGCAGATGCTGTTCCTTGAATCCGATGAAGAATGCGAAGTTTCCTACAAGGATCGTGGTGGTAAGTACCAGGGCCAGCGCGGCGTGACGTTGCCGCGTACCTGA